In the Streptomyces sp. NBC_00193 genome, GTCGGCGATGGTGCGGGCGGGCCCGTCGCGGTGCGTCAGCCAGTACAGGCTGCCGCGCACGACGACGGCGCTGGCCCGCCCGGTGGCGTCGACGGAGAGGGAGTCGACGTGGCTGGCGGCCGGGACCTGGTAGGTGCGGCGGCCGGCGCGGGGGCCGCCGAGGCGGACCTCCAGCTTGCGCGGGGAGGCGCCCTCGGCCAGCGACTCCACGATCCACAGGTCTCCGGCGCACTGGTAGACGATCCGGGAGCCGTCGCTGGAGGCGTGCCGGGCGTAGAACTCCTCGTGGTCGGTGTGCCGGCGCAGGTCGGTGCCGTCGGGCAGGCAGGAGTAGACGTTGCCGATGCCCTCGTGGTCGGAGAGGAAGGCGATCCGGCCGTCCACGAACATCGGCGAGTCGAGGTGGCCCTCGATGCCCTCCAGCAGCCGCTCGCCGTGCAGCCACAGCCGGCCGGTGGCGCCGCCGCGGTAGCGCTTCCACGCGGCGGGCTCGTGCGGGGGCTTGCCGGTCAGCAGCAGGGTGCGCCGCTCGCCCGGCTCCTCCCCGTCGGGCGCCTCGTCGTGGACGGCGATGTCGGAGACGGGCCCCCAGGGGAGCCGGCCGCCGGGGCTGCCGTCGGTGGGGAGGGTGTACGCCCAGGCGAAGTAGGAGAAGGGCTGGCCGTGCGAGGAGACGGCCAGGATGTCGCTGCGGCCGTCCTTGTCGGGCGGGGTCCAGCCGCAGACCCGGGTGTCGGTGGCTCCCCAGTAGCTGAGGCGGCGCGCCGGGCCGCCCGAGACGGGGGCGAGGTGGATCTCGGGGTCGAGGCTGCGCCAGGTGGTGAAGGCGATGTGCTTGCCGTCGGGGGAGAACCGGGGGTGGCCCACCCGGGTCCGGTCGACGGTGATCCGCCAGGCCCGGCCCGCGGGCTCTCCGGGAGGAACCAGGGGCGCCACCCAGAGGTCGTCCTCGGTGGCGAAGCACAGCAGATCGTCGTGGAGATGGGGGAACCGGAGGTACGCCGCGTCGTGACTCACCCCCCAATGCTTTCCGCGCGGAGGGGGGCTGGCAACTCGTACAGGTGATCCATGCGGCTTCCCGCGGGGGATGCGGGAGGCCTCGGGTACGTGACCGACACCACGTCCCTAGCGAAACGGAACGGTTTCGTTTCGCTTGGCGCCGGGGTATGGTCGATCCGTACGAAACGGTTTCGTTCGGTTGGGCAAGGTCGGGAGGAGATGCCGAGATGGTCGAAGAGGTCATGTCGCGTCGCAGCCGGATCACCCCCGAACGGGAAGCCGAACTGCACGGTGCGGTCCTCGACCTCCTCCGCGAGGTCGGCTACGAGGCGCTGACCATGGACGCGGTCGCCGCCCGTACGAAGTCCAGCAAGGCCACCCTCTACCGCCAGTGGGGGAGCAAGCCCGAGCTGGTCGCGAAGGCCCTGCGCTGCACCCAGCCGGTCTCCCTGCGGGAGATCGACACGGGCAGCATCCGCGGGGACTTCGGGGTCATGATCGAGAACTCCGACGATGCCCAGATGGCGAAGG is a window encoding:
- a CDS encoding TetR/AcrR family transcriptional regulator, whose amino-acid sequence is MVEEVMSRRSRITPEREAELHGAVLDLLREVGYEALTMDAVAARTKSSKATLYRQWGSKPELVAKALRCTQPVSLREIDTGSIRGDFGVMIENSDDAQMAKDTALMRGLTHAVHESPELHKALRDLLVDPEINGLQEMLQRAVDRGEIAPDCPALAFVPHMLIGAFIALPLIEDRSVDRAFLGDFIDAVVFPALGV